From one Triticum urartu cultivar G1812 chromosome 3, Tu2.1, whole genome shotgun sequence genomic stretch:
- the LOC125548499 gene encoding pathogen-associated molecular patterns-induced protein A70-like: MDAPDVTPAWSLVRGYFSPATLFLLLNVVISTIALTSRSHRRRHDHHADDDRHRHQHQHKDHDDRYASPPPPAPLARTSSVMERLRSLGLYRFRSGDFPPEYNYNPSSAGNVGEDDDEGGKQQQYSRSRSEPAARKPASKTGNEAEKAARAKVAKKPVTETEVRRLERAPVPAPARLVQRAPRAPAARAVLTEARRQDAGAPEAACVDERADDFINKFRQQLQLQRLNSLLNYKEMLNRGA, from the coding sequence ATGGACGCCCCGGACGTGACGCCGGCGTGGTCTCTGGTCCGCGGCTACTTCTCCCCGGCGAcgctcttcctcctcctcaacGTCGTCATTAGCACCATCGCGCTCACCTCCCgctcccaccgccgccgccacgacCACCACGCCGACGACGACCGCCACCGCCACCAGCACCAGCACAAGGACCACGACGACCGGTACGCTTCTCCCCCGCCTCCGGCCCCGCTGGCGCGCACGTCGTCCGTGATGGAGCGCCTGCGCTCCCTCGGCCTCTACCGCTTCCGCTCCGGCGACTTCCCTCCCGAGTACAACTACAACCCTTCCTCCGCCGGCAACGTCggcgaggacgacgacgagggCGGCAAGCAGCAGCAGTACAGCAGGAGCCGGTCTGAGCCGGCCGCGAGGAAGCCGGCGAGCAAGACGGGCAACGAGGCGGAGAAGGCGGCCAGGGCGAAGGTGGCGAAGAAGCCGGTAACGGAGACGGAAGTGAGGAGGCTGGAGCGCGCCCCGGTGCCGGCGCCGGCGCGGCTGGTGCAGCGCGCGCCGAGGGCCCCTGCGGCTCGCGCGGTGCTGACGGAGGCGAGGCGGCAGGACGCAGGGGCGCCGGAGGCCGCGTGCGTGGACGAGAGGGCGGACGACTTCATCAACAAGTTCCGGCAGCAGCTGCAGctgcagaggctcaactcgctgCTCAACTACAAGGAGATGCTCAACCGCGGCGCGTAG
- the LOC125544409 gene encoding WD-40 repeat-containing protein MSI4-like isoform X1: MKERGGSRAAVDERYAQWKSLIPVLYDWFANHNLVWPSLSCRWGPQFEQATYKNRQRLYLSEQTDGSVPNTLVIANCEVVKPRVAAAEHISQFNEEARSPFVKKYKTIIHPGEVNRIRELPQNSRIIATHTDSPDVLIWDVESQPNRHAVLGATDSRPDLDVNAMDSDNIPNIPDLILRGHQENAEFALAMCPAEPYVLSGGKDKSVVWWSIQDHISGLGDSSKSEASPGASGSKHSKTANEKDSPKVDPRGVFHGHDSTVEDVQFCPSSAQEFCSVGDDACLILWDARTGTSPAVKVEKAHGGDVHCVDWNLHDVNYILTGSADNSVRMWDRRNLGPGGAGSPIHKFEGHKAAVLCVQWSPDKASVFGSSAEDGFLNVWDHEKVGKKKNPNSPGGLFFQHAGHRDKIVDFHWNSSDPWTIVSVSDDGESTGGGGTLQIWRMSDLIYRPEDEVVSELETFKSHLASCTPRA; this comes from the exons ATGAAGGAGAGAGGCGGGTCGAGGGCGGCGGTGGACGAGCGGTACGCGCAATGGAAGTCGCTCATCCCCGTCCTCTACGACTGGTTCGCGAACCACAACCTCGTCTGGCCATCCCTCTCCTGCCG GTGGGGTCCTCAGTTTGAGCAGGCTACCTATAAGAATCGTCAGCGCCTTTACCTATCAGAGCAG ACAGATGGAAGTGTCCCGAATACCCTGGTCATTGCAAACTGTGAAGTTGTGAAGCCACGGGTTGCAGCTGCAGAGCACATATCACAG TTCAATGAGGAAGCACGATCACCTTTTGTAAAGAAGTACAAGACTATCATTCACCCTGGAGAG GTTAACCGAATCAGGGAGCTTCCACAGAACAGTAGGATCATTGCAACTCATACGGACAGTCCAGAT GTGCTTATTTGGGATGTTGAGTCCCAGCCAAATAGACATGCTGTCCTAGGAGCTACTGATTCTCGCCCTGATTTG GATGTGAACGCCATGGATAGTGATAATATCCCTAATATCCCTGATTTG ATTTTAAGAGGGCATCAGGAAAATGCTGAGTTTGCTCTTGCCATGTGTCCAGCAGAACCGTATGTGCTCTCAGGAG GAAAGGACAAGTCTGTGGTTTGGTGGAGCATTCAAGATCACATATCTGGACTTGGAGACTCCTCAAAAAGTGAGGCTTCCCCAGGGGCATCAGGCAGCAAGCATAGCAAAACTGCAAATGAAAAGGATAGTCCTAAAGTTGATCCTCGAGGTGTATTCCACGGGCATGATAGCACTGTTGAAGATGTCCAGTTCTGCCCTTCGAG TGCACAGGAGTTCTGCAGCGTTGGTGATGATGCTTGTCTTATTCTCTGGGATGCCCGGACTGGTACTAGCCCAGCCGTTAAG GTTGAGAAAGCTCATGGTGGAGATGTTCATTGTGTCGATTGGAATCTTCATGATGTTAATTACATCTTAACTGG CTCTGCTGATAACTCTGTCCGAATGTGGGATCGGCGAAATCTGGGTCCTGGAGGTGCTGGTTCTCCAATTCACAAATTTGAGGGCCATAAAGCTGCTGTCCTTTGTGTTCAG TGGTCTCCTGACAAAGCATCTGTTTTCGGAAGCTCTGCGGAAGATGGTTTCTTAAATGTGTGGGACCATGAGAAG GTGGGAAAGAAGAAAAATCCTAATTCACCTGGCGGGCTTTTCTTTCAACACGCAGGTCATAG GGACAAGATCGTAGATTTCCACTGGAACTCTTCAGATCCTTGGACCATTGTGAGTGTATCTGATGATGGTGAGAGCACTGGTGGAGGTGGAACTTTGCAG ATATGGCGTATGAGTGATTTGATCTACCGCCCAGAGGACGAGGTTGTTTCAGAGCTGGAGACCTTCAAGTCTCACTTGGCCAGCTGCACTCCGAGGGCTTGA
- the LOC125544409 gene encoding WD-40 repeat-containing protein MSI4-like isoform X2, translated as MKERGGSRAAVDERYAQWKSLIPVLYDWFANHNLVWPSLSCRWGPQFEQATYKNRQRLYLSEQTDGSVPNTLVIANCEVVKPRVAAAEHISQFNEEARSPFVKKYKTIIHPGEVNRIRELPQNSRIIATHTDSPDVLIWDVESQPNRHAVLGATDSRPDLILRGHQENAEFALAMCPAEPYVLSGGKDKSVVWWSIQDHISGLGDSSKSEASPGASGSKHSKTANEKDSPKVDPRGVFHGHDSTVEDVQFCPSSAQEFCSVGDDACLILWDARTGTSPAVKVEKAHGGDVHCVDWNLHDVNYILTGSADNSVRMWDRRNLGPGGAGSPIHKFEGHKAAVLCVQWSPDKASVFGSSAEDGFLNVWDHEKVGKKKNPNSPGGLFFQHAGHRDKIVDFHWNSSDPWTIVSVSDDGESTGGGGTLQIWRMSDLIYRPEDEVVSELETFKSHLASCTPRA; from the exons ATGAAGGAGAGAGGCGGGTCGAGGGCGGCGGTGGACGAGCGGTACGCGCAATGGAAGTCGCTCATCCCCGTCCTCTACGACTGGTTCGCGAACCACAACCTCGTCTGGCCATCCCTCTCCTGCCG GTGGGGTCCTCAGTTTGAGCAGGCTACCTATAAGAATCGTCAGCGCCTTTACCTATCAGAGCAG ACAGATGGAAGTGTCCCGAATACCCTGGTCATTGCAAACTGTGAAGTTGTGAAGCCACGGGTTGCAGCTGCAGAGCACATATCACAG TTCAATGAGGAAGCACGATCACCTTTTGTAAAGAAGTACAAGACTATCATTCACCCTGGAGAG GTTAACCGAATCAGGGAGCTTCCACAGAACAGTAGGATCATTGCAACTCATACGGACAGTCCAGAT GTGCTTATTTGGGATGTTGAGTCCCAGCCAAATAGACATGCTGTCCTAGGAGCTACTGATTCTCGCCCTGATTTG ATTTTAAGAGGGCATCAGGAAAATGCTGAGTTTGCTCTTGCCATGTGTCCAGCAGAACCGTATGTGCTCTCAGGAG GAAAGGACAAGTCTGTGGTTTGGTGGAGCATTCAAGATCACATATCTGGACTTGGAGACTCCTCAAAAAGTGAGGCTTCCCCAGGGGCATCAGGCAGCAAGCATAGCAAAACTGCAAATGAAAAGGATAGTCCTAAAGTTGATCCTCGAGGTGTATTCCACGGGCATGATAGCACTGTTGAAGATGTCCAGTTCTGCCCTTCGAG TGCACAGGAGTTCTGCAGCGTTGGTGATGATGCTTGTCTTATTCTCTGGGATGCCCGGACTGGTACTAGCCCAGCCGTTAAG GTTGAGAAAGCTCATGGTGGAGATGTTCATTGTGTCGATTGGAATCTTCATGATGTTAATTACATCTTAACTGG CTCTGCTGATAACTCTGTCCGAATGTGGGATCGGCGAAATCTGGGTCCTGGAGGTGCTGGTTCTCCAATTCACAAATTTGAGGGCCATAAAGCTGCTGTCCTTTGTGTTCAG TGGTCTCCTGACAAAGCATCTGTTTTCGGAAGCTCTGCGGAAGATGGTTTCTTAAATGTGTGGGACCATGAGAAG GTGGGAAAGAAGAAAAATCCTAATTCACCTGGCGGGCTTTTCTTTCAACACGCAGGTCATAG GGACAAGATCGTAGATTTCCACTGGAACTCTTCAGATCCTTGGACCATTGTGAGTGTATCTGATGATGGTGAGAGCACTGGTGGAGGTGGAACTTTGCAG ATATGGCGTATGAGTGATTTGATCTACCGCCCAGAGGACGAGGTTGTTTCAGAGCTGGAGACCTTCAAGTCTCACTTGGCCAGCTGCACTCCGAGGGCTTGA
- the LOC125544409 gene encoding WD-40 repeat-containing protein MSI4-like isoform X3, protein MDSDNIPNIPDLILRGHQENAEFALAMCPAEPYVLSGGKDKSVVWWSIQDHISGLGDSSKSEASPGASGSKHSKTANEKDSPKVDPRGVFHGHDSTVEDVQFCPSSAQEFCSVGDDACLILWDARTGTSPAVKVEKAHGGDVHCVDWNLHDVNYILTGSADNSVRMWDRRNLGPGGAGSPIHKFEGHKAAVLCVQWSPDKASVFGSSAEDGFLNVWDHEKVGKKKNPNSPGGLFFQHAGHRDKIVDFHWNSSDPWTIVSVSDDGESTGGGGTLQIWRMSDLIYRPEDEVVSELETFKSHLASCTPRA, encoded by the exons ATGGATAGTGATAATATCCCTAATATCCCTGATTTG ATTTTAAGAGGGCATCAGGAAAATGCTGAGTTTGCTCTTGCCATGTGTCCAGCAGAACCGTATGTGCTCTCAGGAG GAAAGGACAAGTCTGTGGTTTGGTGGAGCATTCAAGATCACATATCTGGACTTGGAGACTCCTCAAAAAGTGAGGCTTCCCCAGGGGCATCAGGCAGCAAGCATAGCAAAACTGCAAATGAAAAGGATAGTCCTAAAGTTGATCCTCGAGGTGTATTCCACGGGCATGATAGCACTGTTGAAGATGTCCAGTTCTGCCCTTCGAG TGCACAGGAGTTCTGCAGCGTTGGTGATGATGCTTGTCTTATTCTCTGGGATGCCCGGACTGGTACTAGCCCAGCCGTTAAG GTTGAGAAAGCTCATGGTGGAGATGTTCATTGTGTCGATTGGAATCTTCATGATGTTAATTACATCTTAACTGG CTCTGCTGATAACTCTGTCCGAATGTGGGATCGGCGAAATCTGGGTCCTGGAGGTGCTGGTTCTCCAATTCACAAATTTGAGGGCCATAAAGCTGCTGTCCTTTGTGTTCAG TGGTCTCCTGACAAAGCATCTGTTTTCGGAAGCTCTGCGGAAGATGGTTTCTTAAATGTGTGGGACCATGAGAAG GTGGGAAAGAAGAAAAATCCTAATTCACCTGGCGGGCTTTTCTTTCAACACGCAGGTCATAG GGACAAGATCGTAGATTTCCACTGGAACTCTTCAGATCCTTGGACCATTGTGAGTGTATCTGATGATGGTGAGAGCACTGGTGGAGGTGGAACTTTGCAG ATATGGCGTATGAGTGATTTGATCTACCGCCCAGAGGACGAGGTTGTTTCAGAGCTGGAGACCTTCAAGTCTCACTTGGCCAGCTGCACTCCGAGGGCTTGA